Proteins found in one Litorihabitans aurantiacus genomic segment:
- a CDS encoding sensor histidine kinase: MVGRNVRWVEGYTKWSLILLAIGEPVLIASLLTEFAPLAPGAPELDGLGVALLLVLVVVHTAACIHAMGAALRRTDPHRGFRGLTPLAITTAAVVVAIVVVLPLDGPAEPILASIPRSTAIAVIGLATVGALSARWGMRVVGLMLLVVLAVITAAQVGSTHDGVLVLLPAYTFVLLAMGASFRITVWILEVVRELEVSRESHATVAVAEERLRISRDIHDVVGRALAVVAVKSELAATLARRGDARAEQEMVEVNQVAQESLQQVRALVSGYRATDLRTELAGARAVLDSTGIRVTVEGGGAAGDGGGGGSGEGAGPAAPAVQDALGAVVREAVTNVVRHSRATWCTLELAPPSTATGSGTDAGTDAGVSAAWRLTIRNDGASARVPAGAHGDVAPAAGEPRAVGRGNGLRGLAERLAPLHGTLTTTITDDVATLTATVPEGETP, translated from the coding sequence ATGGTCGGCAGGAACGTGCGCTGGGTCGAGGGCTACACGAAGTGGTCGCTCATCCTGCTGGCGATCGGTGAACCCGTCCTCATCGCCTCGCTCCTGACCGAGTTCGCCCCGCTCGCCCCCGGCGCCCCCGAGCTCGACGGCCTCGGCGTCGCCCTCCTCCTGGTGCTCGTCGTCGTCCACACCGCCGCCTGCATCCACGCGATGGGCGCCGCGCTGCGCCGCACCGATCCCCACCGCGGCTTCCGCGGGCTCACGCCGCTGGCGATCACGACGGCGGCGGTCGTCGTCGCGATCGTCGTCGTCCTCCCGCTCGACGGACCCGCCGAGCCGATCCTCGCCTCGATCCCGCGCTCGACCGCGATCGCCGTCATCGGGCTCGCGACCGTCGGGGCGCTGTCGGCCCGCTGGGGCATGCGGGTCGTCGGTCTGATGCTGCTGGTGGTGCTCGCGGTCATCACGGCCGCCCAGGTCGGCAGCACCCACGACGGCGTTCTCGTCCTCCTCCCGGCCTACACGTTCGTCCTGCTCGCGATGGGCGCGAGCTTCCGCATCACCGTCTGGATCCTCGAGGTGGTGCGCGAGCTCGAGGTGAGCCGCGAGTCGCACGCGACCGTCGCCGTCGCTGAGGAGCGGCTGCGGATCTCGCGCGACATCCACGACGTCGTGGGGCGCGCGCTCGCCGTCGTCGCCGTGAAGAGCGAGCTCGCCGCCACCCTTGCCCGTCGCGGGGACGCGCGCGCCGAGCAGGAGATGGTCGAGGTCAACCAGGTCGCCCAGGAGTCGCTTCAGCAGGTCCGTGCCCTCGTCAGCGGCTACCGCGCCACCGACCTGCGCACCGAGCTCGCGGGCGCCCGCGCGGTGCTCGACTCCACGGGCATCCGCGTCACGGTCGAGGGCGGGGGAGCGGCGGGCGACGGCGGAGGTGGCGGCAGCGGTGAGGGCGCAGGGCCCGCCGCCCCCGCCGTCCAGGACGCGCTCGGTGCCGTCGTGCGCGAGGCCGTCACGAACGTCGTGCGCCACTCGCGCGCGACGTGGTGCACGCTCGAGCTCGCACCGCCGTCGACCGCCACCGGCTCCGGGACCGACGCCGGGACCGACGCCGGCGTCTCCGCCGCGTGGCGCCTCACGATCCGCAACGACGGTGCCTCCGCGCGGGTCCCGGCGGGTGCGCACGGGGACGTCGCCCCAGCGGCGGGCGAACCCCGCGCCGTCGGCCGCGGGAACGGCCTGCGCGGGCTCGCCGAGCGTCTCGCGCCCCTGCACGGCACCCTGACCACCACCATCACCGACGACGTCGCCACCCTGACGGCGACCGTCCCGGAAGGGGAGACACCGTGA
- a CDS encoding lysophospholipid acyltransferase family protein has translation MNDTPANRSPRRYSLTYRGIAGVVKPLLALVSGKDWRGMERLPREGGVIVAANHVSLLDPVTTAHSLYDNGAPPRIMAKAELFRVPILGRLLRGSGQIPVHRNTRNAADSLEGARRALAAGECVLIFPEGTLTLDPDGWPMVARTGVARLALTSGAPVVPVAQWGASTLLPPRAKLPRLLPRTRMQVLVGEPVDLGDLVGRTDAAALTEATARIMGAITAQLVQLRGGEPPVTPFDRRAAGL, from the coding sequence GTGAACGACACCCCCGCGAACCGCAGCCCGCGCCGGTACTCCCTCACCTACCGAGGCATCGCGGGGGTGGTCAAGCCGCTGCTGGCCCTGGTCTCGGGCAAGGACTGGCGCGGCATGGAACGCCTGCCCCGCGAGGGTGGGGTCATCGTCGCCGCCAACCACGTCTCGTTGCTGGACCCGGTCACGACGGCGCACTCCCTCTACGACAACGGCGCGCCCCCGCGGATCATGGCGAAGGCGGAGCTTTTCCGCGTGCCGATTCTCGGCCGGCTGCTGCGCGGGTCGGGTCAGATCCCGGTGCACCGCAACACCCGCAACGCCGCCGACTCGCTCGAGGGCGCGCGCCGCGCGCTCGCGGCCGGGGAGTGCGTGCTGATCTTCCCCGAGGGCACCCTCACGCTCGACCCCGACGGCTGGCCGATGGTCGCGCGCACCGGCGTCGCGCGCCTGGCACTCACCAGCGGCGCGCCCGTCGTGCCGGTGGCGCAGTGGGGTGCGAGCACGCTGCTCCCGCCACGTGCGAAGCTGCCGCGGCTGCTGCCCCGCACCCGGATGCAGGTGCTGGTGGGCGAGCCCGTCGACCTCGGCGACCTCGTCGGCCGGACCGACGCCGCGGCGCTGACCGAGGCGACCGCGCGGATCATGGGGGCGATCACCGCGCAGCTCGTGCAGCTGCGGGGCGGCGAGCCGCCCGTGACGCCGTTCGACCGCCGGGCGGCGGGCCTGTGA
- a CDS encoding alkylhydroperoxidase domain protein — MSAIREHLLDHPDLDRPEHFTRANLGWVPWFEPPAQEELTPEQIAGLVEPQRAGNAYFRLLALDPAVLEARTRADLDIFHTASRTGDGLPRPERELAAAVASRVNGCVFCASVHARFAATLSKRPEDVDALLVDGVEVAVERLDERWAAIVEAAAALTVTPPRFASAHVERLRAAGVGDEAIGDLVASAGFFSWANRLMLSLGEPENPAG, encoded by the coding sequence GTGAGCGCGATCCGCGAACACCTGCTCGACCACCCCGACCTCGACCGGCCCGAGCACTTCACCCGCGCGAATCTCGGCTGGGTGCCGTGGTTCGAGCCGCCGGCGCAGGAGGAGCTGACCCCCGAGCAGATCGCGGGGCTCGTGGAGCCGCAGCGGGCGGGGAACGCCTACTTCCGGCTGCTGGCGCTCGACCCCGCGGTGCTCGAGGCGCGCACCCGCGCCGACCTCGACATCTTCCACACCGCCTCGCGCACCGGTGACGGGCTGCCGCGCCCGGAGCGCGAGCTGGCCGCCGCCGTCGCCTCGCGGGTGAACGGCTGCGTGTTCTGCGCGAGCGTGCACGCGCGGTTCGCCGCGACGCTGTCGAAGCGGCCCGAGGACGTCGACGCGCTGCTGGTCGACGGCGTCGAGGTGGCGGTGGAGCGGCTGGACGAGCGGTGGGCCGCGATCGTCGAGGCGGCCGCGGCGCTGACGGTGACGCCACCCCGGTTCGCATCCGCGCACGTCGAGCGGCTGCGCGCCGCGGGTGTGGGCGACGAGGCGATCGGCGACCTCGTCGCCTCGGCCGGCTTCTTCTCGTGGGCCAACCGCCTCATGCTGTCGCTGGGCGAACCGGAGAACCCGGCGGGCTGA
- a CDS encoding response regulator transcription factor yields MIRIMIADDEALIRDAVATLLDLEDDLEIVGRAGSGTEAIALAPRLEPDVAVLDLQMPGADGIEVAQALATSVPACGVVIVTSHGRPGYLKRAFASGVRAFLPKTASASVLATAIRQVHDGGRYVDPELAAEAIASGDSPLTAREADVLELAAAGAPVEEIARRAHLASGTVRNYLSSAVAKLGVANRHEAARLARARGWL; encoded by the coding sequence GTGATCCGCATCATGATCGCCGACGACGAGGCGCTGATCCGCGACGCCGTCGCGACCCTGCTCGACCTCGAGGACGACCTCGAGATCGTCGGCCGCGCCGGTTCGGGGACGGAGGCGATCGCCCTCGCCCCGCGGCTGGAGCCCGACGTCGCGGTGCTCGACCTGCAGATGCCCGGCGCGGACGGGATCGAGGTGGCGCAGGCGCTCGCGACCTCCGTCCCCGCCTGCGGCGTCGTCATCGTCACCTCGCACGGCCGCCCCGGCTACCTCAAGCGCGCGTTCGCGAGCGGGGTGCGGGCCTTCCTGCCGAAGACGGCGTCGGCGAGCGTGCTGGCCACCGCGATCCGGCAGGTGCACGACGGCGGCCGCTACGTCGACCCCGAGCTCGCCGCCGAGGCCATCGCCTCGGGCGACTCGCCGCTGACCGCGCGCGAGGCCGACGTGCTCGAGCTCGCCGCGGCGGGCGCCCCCGTCGAGGAGATCGCCCGCCGCGCCCACCTCGCGAGCGGGACGGTGCGCAACTACCTGTCCTCCGCCGTCGCCAAGCTCGGCGTGGCCAACCGCCACGAGGCGGCGCGGCTGGCGCGCGCCCGCGGGTGGCTGTGA
- a CDS encoding NAD(P)H-dependent glycerol-3-phosphate dehydrogenase: MRCAVLGSGSWGTTFAQVLADAGHDVVIWAKSAATAEAITQRHVNTTYLPGVELPDTVRADTDLTAVLEGAELVVVALPSQVVREVLAPYRAAVPRGAVVVSLMKGVELGSDERMSQVLAGVWDLPRDRVAVVSGPNLAGEIAQRQPTTTVVACEDEAVALRVAQACATPYFRTFTSTDVIGVEIGGAVKNVIALAVGIAQGLGYGDNTMASIMTRGLSEAARLGAAVGAQPATFAGLAGMGDLIATCSSPLSRNHRLGSLLGRGESLEAAIEEIGSTAEGAKSCRSILDLAQQHGVTTSIISAVVGIVHEGRTVPETVASLVDRPPRPED; encoded by the coding sequence ATGCGCTGCGCCGTCCTCGGCTCGGGCAGCTGGGGGACGACCTTCGCCCAGGTGCTCGCGGACGCGGGCCACGACGTCGTCATCTGGGCGAAGTCGGCCGCCACCGCCGAGGCGATCACGCAGCGACACGTGAACACGACCTACCTGCCCGGCGTGGAACTGCCCGACACCGTGCGCGCCGACACCGACCTGACCGCGGTGCTGGAGGGTGCCGAGCTGGTGGTCGTCGCCCTGCCCTCGCAGGTGGTGCGCGAGGTGCTCGCGCCGTACCGCGCGGCGGTGCCGCGAGGCGCCGTCGTCGTCAGCCTGATGAAGGGCGTGGAGCTCGGGTCCGACGAGCGCATGAGCCAGGTCCTCGCGGGCGTGTGGGACCTGCCGCGCGATCGCGTCGCCGTCGTGTCGGGGCCGAACCTCGCGGGCGAGATCGCCCAGCGCCAGCCGACCACGACGGTCGTGGCCTGCGAGGACGAGGCGGTCGCGCTGCGCGTCGCCCAGGCGTGCGCGACGCCCTACTTCCGCACCTTCACCTCGACCGACGTGATCGGCGTCGAGATCGGGGGAGCGGTCAAGAACGTGATCGCGCTCGCCGTCGGGATCGCCCAGGGGCTCGGCTACGGCGACAACACCATGGCCTCGATCATGACGCGCGGGCTGTCCGAGGCGGCGCGGCTCGGTGCCGCGGTGGGCGCGCAGCCCGCCACCTTCGCGGGACTGGCCGGCATGGGCGACCTCATCGCCACCTGCTCCTCGCCGCTCTCGCGCAACCACCGCCTCGGCTCGCTGCTGGGGCGGGGCGAGAGCCTCGAGGCCGCGATCGAGGAGATCGGGTCGACGGCGGAGGGCGCCAAGTCCTGCCGCTCCATCCTGGACCTCGCGCAGCAGCACGGGGTGACGACGTCGATCATCTCGGCCGTCGTGGGGATCGTGCACGAGGGGCGCACCGTGCCCGAGACTGTCGCCTCCCTCGTGGACCGGCCGCCCCGGCCGGAGGACTGA
- a CDS encoding helix-turn-helix transcriptional regulator yields the protein MRTSLTDRRRERGWSQQTLAEHAGVSRQTIISIEKGRFDPSLPLAFRLARVLEVTIEELFTPDD from the coding sequence GTGCGCACGTCGCTCACCGACCGTCGCCGCGAGCGCGGGTGGTCCCAGCAGACCCTCGCCGAACACGCAGGCGTCAGCCGACAGACGATCATCTCGATCGAGAAGGGACGATTCGACCCCTCGCTCCCCCTCGCCTTCCGTCTCGCACGGGTGCTCGAGGTGACGATCGAGGAACTCTTCACCCCTGACGACTGA